The Acropora palmata chromosome 3, jaAcrPala1.3, whole genome shotgun sequence nucleotide sequence AAATCTTCCCTTTATTGGAGACTGACTTatgtcttttatttttgtctttttttcaggctttttgGTGATACAACACTCAGTGACGTGTTTTTTATAGTGGAGAATGTTGAATTTCAAGGTCACACAGTCATACTGAGAGCTAGAGCACCAAACTTCTGTCAACGATATCTTCCAAGTCACTCCTCGTCAGTATCAGTTAAAACATTCATCCAAATCCATGGATTAGAAGCTACAGAATTTGAGGCTTTTCTCAGGtataagtaattttttttcttattattgttaactCTTCTCCTAATGGCAAATGAAACTTATTGAgaataattttgaattgtcattattcatcatcattgtttCTCTGCAGTCTAGCAGTTTTGTGCCAGTGTGGAAATTCAAAGCTTCATAACCACCTTTCAAGCTCCTTTATTTTAAAGAGCTTGTTTCACACtcgtgcaaattaattttatccagACCAAGACTTATATGTAATAGAATAGAAGTACTGGTATACgtgcaaatttattttttcatgttaaaTCAGTTGCCCAGAGGTCGAAGCTAAGTGGTGGGTTGATGATTTGAtagcctgcgtagcaagcgtttcTGTGGGGTTGCTGTGCAGATTTCAATGTTTTGGCCGCGAGAAAATTAAGGTGagaccaaaaaaagaaagaggggAGAGGGGGCGAGGAGAAAAGGAAATGCTTGAAGACAAACCCCTGGAATTTGAAAACCCCGTTCACCAGCGAACAGGGTTCGTGATTGGCTCGGCTCTGGTCCTTATTATTGACATGTGCCCATCAAGGATCTGATTTTGCCAGAATCTTATATGAATTTGACAACTCAAAACATATTGCGATTTCATGCCTCGagcttttgaaattttaaaacatcaGCTCTTTCCCAGGTCGGAGATGAAAATGGCCAGAGCCTTCCATGAAAGCTTCGGTAAAACTCACGAGAACATTTCCAGAgatgattttgaaaacaacttttaCTTGGAGGCCGCCTTTGGGAAGGTTATATGTTTAAAATCTGGTCGAGATTATcgctattttccttttctgatATACTCTCCTGCccaaattttaaagttttttgtgTACACTTCtcatcgtttgtttttttcactcaaGAAACACCCGAACTGATTTGCGTATTGGACTTCTTCCCTCTGGCTTGTCTAGCAAATGGTTATTTGCTGGAGTTGACTTAATAATTTCACCTTCTGTCGATTTCTTGACGAATGAATAGAGTAATCTAAGATTTTGAATCTTGCGAGCGCAAGGATTACAAACTCGACTTGAATGTTTCTCACATTTAACCATTTAGTCCTTCCTTTGCGATGGATTGAATAGATTTTCTGATGAGATATAGCTTGTTTGGCTttaaaattaccaaatttAACTTTGAAATTGCAACTACAACACCTGAATTGGTCACTTGGACTCCTTGAGATTCCTCCTCAGTACGCGTGTTGATTCCGAAATATCTCGTCAAGGATCttgtcaagtttgttttggttcaGCATGTGTCCGCGAAAGGTCACTTCCGTTACAAAAGGCGAAACATTTTATTGGTCAAAATATGACAGCTTCAAACCTCTGTGAGCTCGCTCAGGCGTGACAAAACAAGTGGGCAGTTTTCCAATTTCAGGGGTTTGTCTGCAAGTGCTCCTTTTCTGCTCTCCCCCTCAcccctctttcttttttcactctCGTCTTAATTTTCGCGCCGccaaaacatcaaaatttgCGCAAACCCCGCAgaaacgcttgctacgcaggctaATGATTTGATAGTCTCTTTACAACTATAAGTGACATTCAATTGAGGAAGTAGTCATATGAGCATATGCACCTATATTAACCGTAttgatgttttatttttgaaaggTCTGTGTACATTGATGATAATTTCAAAGACTATGATGAATCCAGCCAGCCATGGAAAAAACAATCAACATCAAGTGATAGTGAAGAGTTTGTGGATGGGTTCTGCCCTAAGTCAGGCAGTTTGTGCTCTGATCTTCAAAGTTTCGAATGGAGCAATGTAGAGAAAACTTCAATGATTATTCAGAGTTTAAGCCAACAAGAGGACAAAGCCTCTATAGGGTCAGACTACACCCCTGATACATCCAGCCTGGAGGAAACCACAATCAGCAGAAATACTGTGATTGATTGCAATGAAAACTCCCTCTGTCCACAAAGTGATGAATTTGAAGATATCAGCAAACTGTCTCAACTTGATTCCTGGGAGTGTTTCTCAGGTGCAAGAATTACTGATGTGGGATGTAGAAATTCTGCTTCTTTGAATGATGCCTTGTTGGTAAATGATTCCTTGATTATGAACTCAGCTTCACTTGATGAGGACACAAGTCATTTTGATTCCTGTGGTTTGGTGGATAGCCTTGACAAAATGACTGTTGAAGAAAGTCCTGGTAAATATGTCTCAATAGGGACTCAAACAATCACTGACATAGGTGCAAATGGTGTCTCAGTTTTGCTTTCTGACAATGTTGCACATGAGGAGAAAGATGTGAATGACAAACCTTCTTTAAGTGCTGAAAACAATCATCCTGTTGCAaagttaaaagaagaaaaaaccaTCAAAATTTCAGTGAAAGACTTAGAAGTGAGTTTGAAAGTTTGAGAAAGTGATTCAAATAGCAAACACTTAAGTTATTTGATATTTAAAACATGTTGTCCTTTCTTATTAGGAGCTAAACATATATTTCACCAGCGATGTGGAATTACTAGCAGGCATGCATGAGTAAATTTGTGCAAGACGGATACATTTGCGTGTGCACGAAAAGGAGGATGCAATGTGTGGTCTTAGAATTAAATTTGCGCAAGTGGAACTTATATGCAGGCATTACCAAGTGTGATGCATGAAAGCATATTTAATTGCATTCTCAGCTAGTCTAAAAGTGATACAGTAGTACAAAAATGGATTGTAGAGATTGCAGTATTCACTTCCAATGTTTTTTCTAATATTGGACCGGCTCAACTGCAATCTGTACCCTGACAAAAAAAACCATTGGACTAAAGATGTTGTTTGATTGGCTGGTTCAAGTTGTATTGATTAGCCAATAATCTATGAAACAGGGTCcaatatttttcatattttcagaATTGTAGTGGTAAGCTTGGTCGGGATTTGCTTCAGCTGTTATTTAATGGCTTTGGCTCAGATGTAACATTGGTCGTGAATGGAGTGAAAGTAAAGGCACATAAGTAAGTCCCCTTTTAATGGGTTAAATTTTTCATCACTTAAGTCTTCACAGTTGAGGTAATATTGTGAATTTGTTATATGTCTTACTGACTAAGTTAGCTTGGGAAGCAGCTCTCTGGATCTCACACAGGACTCATGGGGGACGTGGAGTAAACTAGACAGTTAATATGTAATCACAGTTGATTTTTGTTGCATTAAACAAAAGCACTGAGATCTCGGAAAACCAAGCCAGCCCAGCTCATGTTATCAGGCCCTATAACTTATGGctccttttcttattttttttccttttgttgttgttgttatcttttttttctgtttttcaatttgttttgcaagAAAGTGTATTCACTATCTCAGAGATTATTAATCAAAGCATGCAATACACCCTTATCACGTACCCgacattttggatttgaaacgaggctggacggGCATGAACAATGCACACGCCATCTTAagaatgcataatttatttacattgTTTATGCCCGTCCAGCCttgtttcaaattcaaaatggcggctgcgtGATTAAAGGGTCTATGAGGCATGGTGGTGCCCCTTTGTCTCAGACCCTTATTAATGGGAGGGATGAGGCTAATTAAATCATGGACAAATCTGATGAAAGGTTTAAGCAAACTGGGATGGTGTAATGAACTGGGGACATCTACAGGTAGGTCAATTGCTGCTTTTCAAGTGTTTGACCAGGATTAACATttctcattaattttactcttAGAGTCATACTATGTGCACGTTCAAACTACTTCTCTGCTATGTTGCTCGGGGGCTGGATGGAAGAAAAGAGCAATGAAATAACTCTCAATGAGTAAGCTACATTAAAGCTGTTTGTCAGATTTTTAATGGATTTGAGCCCAGTAGATTGTTTCACAGTTGTGTTCTTAATTGCCAAACCTTTGAACAGGAGGGAGGCTGAAGGTATCCTGTTATGATAGAGCCTGGATGATACGTGGTAAGCAATTGGTAACAGAGTGCTTACATGTGGAAGACAATGATATTTTGTAGTTTGGTATCATAGCAAGGTCACCCTCACCAACCCtcaattcatttcaaaggCTTAGCAAGTAAGTAATATGACTGGTCCATCATCCCTATTGCAGTTCTGTTGTAAGGTTTTGCAGTTATCTATCTACTACAAGCCATATCATTACCACGCATGCAGTCACTGAATGtttcaacattaaattttgttttcaatactttaaaaaaaatttgtcttgGATTTCTGTTAGATAAATAAATTCTTATCATTATAGTATGATTTATTATCCTTTGCCCAAAAAGTTGAACCTATGTGTTGGTTGATGtagagaataataattattctctaCATCAAccaacacaataattattatttggctGTGTTCAAGAATCTGAGCTCTCGCACATTTAACTAAATGAGAAAGCTGAGAAACTGTGTTCACTGTATTTAATCCAGGCcttaaagtaataataataaaacttaTTGCTGTTTGTATCACAATAGAGTAAATTACAGTGGGTTGATGACTATTTTGAAGTACATCTATGGAGGAATTGCCTATGTTGAGAGTGATTTGGCTGTTATATGGTGGGTCTGATGATTATTTTGCCATAAGTTATTTAttgataattttattacaacaatttttccaGGGTAAACATTTTTATGCCATTGACCTGtaataatattgaataaaaaaaatgttcaggACATAGTAATCACTTAAATGGGACATTTCAAACACAAATGCAAATCGCTACATGAAATGAATTGACTTAATTTGCACAGCAAATTAAGCTTAATTTGCCAGACATTTCTGTTTCAGTGAGTCCTGTGCTATGCGAATCGCGTAGCGTGCAAAGCGAATTGCGTAGCGCCAGAAATGGGACACAACTGGTATCTTACTTTTGAGCGGTACTGTCAGTAATTTCTTGGTGTTTGCTTGGTCTCATGAAAAACAGGAAGAAATATAGAAGCTCAgactcttttgttttgtataacctttcaataataattcttttatTGCCCTGGAGAAGGCAATTTTATGGATATACTGTTAACTATAACTGTTATTAATTGTGGCATAGTAATAATCCCAACCCTAGAGatgcattttttcattcaagttAATTACATAACATCACAATTTTGTGAAGTATCTTTATTGGTACTTCTCATATTGTATAAAAAGACCTTTGGATTAATGTTGCGGTGTTTTTTGACATTGACATGTATGATTTTAGTGACACATTACCTCTTGTGGACATGTATGGTCTCGAAGGATTGAAAGAAGTGATTGTATGCTCGCTAAAAGTTGAGAAATGTCACCTATTTCATAAGGTAAGTGAGGGTGAGTTAGAATTGAGgttaaatttgcattttgtaaCTATGcattctgttttgtttttggttaagaaacatttgaatgattaattttatgtaGCCTTGCAGTGAATGCATACCTGGTGTGTTTGAGTGTTTGGAAGCATCAGAATTGTTCAGCCTTGCCGAACTCAAGAATTCTTGCATCAAGTGAGTCTAGATTTTCCGTTTGTCCGTTGTTTAGGGACAACTCATGAAAAGCTTGTGACACAGTTAGCCTCCCACACAGGATTTTTAATTTGACCTGCACACCATAAAGTAGTCACATTCCTTTCCCAGGCTAAGCCAGTCACTTTGAACCTTCTAATTAAGAATCTCTGGGAGGTAATGGCCACACGATGACTGTAGGATGCTTTTCAGTACAACAGTTTAAAAAGGCAGAAGCCTGAGTATGCTCTGAATACTGTGTTCTCAATATTCAAAAATTCTTGTTGAAATGTCTGTCAAATAGCAGCAGTCAAAGAATTTGTGAGAGGTGATATAGAGTGATATATTTCTCAGTTGGAGACTAGGACACAAAAGATGTCCTTCAAGGTTTGAAAATAATGTCTATCAGTGtgacaaaaaatttcaaacagcCTTTAGCTCAAAAGTGTGGAAACAGAAACGCACAgtttacttgaaaatgaaagttagtGCCCCCTTCATGTCCAAAAGTTGCTTGCATTTGCTTGTTGCAGAGAAGCAAAAGAGAAGCAAGAACTcatgtacaataataattttgttgtacGTTATTATTTGCAATGGATGTGCCAGGTTTTAAATGGTGGGTATCTCTTGTTTACCTTTTCAGATGGattgcaaaacattttgatCGTGTTCTGAGTACCAAGGGATTTGCCACTCTTCCCAGCTCCCTTCAAGAGGACCTTCTGgttgaaatcaagaaaaattttgtaAGTAGCCAAAGTATACTTGGCTGAAAAACGATCATAGTGGGAAACTAGAACCATTTCAAACTAAACCAGCTCttgatgaattttttattcccATAGAACACAGCCTCTACTATCAATCTCTTACTTTTTTCTGGTGTTTCTGGTTTTTCCAGGTCATTTCAGGTTCAATTGAAATCTTGAACCAGTGTGACAAATTATCCTGTTGTACACCCCTGGTCAAATGGACCGAGCCTATACACGTGGCTGTTTCCTCAATTCAGGAATCCTGTCTTCTGTTTATCTCAAACAATTTCTTGTCCGTGGTTGATGAAGAAACTTTTCATCAGATCCTTAAGGTAAATCAGCAGGCGATTTATGTCTTATTTTGATTTGTAACTTAGTTCAGTTCAGTTTATTAGCCTTGCCTTGTAAGCACGGTATCTTGAAGAGTTACGGCCAATAACTGCAGCCGCCGTAGGGCAAGCTACAACTCGGGTAAAATCGCTATTCTTCTTGTGTGTTCTCTTTACATTTCATGGCTTAAACAATTTGGGTTATTTCAGTCGGAAACTTTGGTTAATATTCTTTATCTCTGAGGATTTGAACTTTGCAGATGATCGTGCAAAGACAGCCTTTTTAGGACTcttgggggagggggagggggttcGACGCACCTTCCCAAGGAGAAGTCTGATGTTGGAAACCGTGCCAAACCCAGGCACTCGCGCCGCTCGCCCAGAAGCTTGGTGCTCAGCCAACTGTCCCAGGTGGGCAGCGGTTGTGTCTCAATGAAGTGAACCCAAACTCTATAGgccatttcggaaaataccgtaattctctttatttttgcataagcattgtttttgttttctctagggaccattgtaagtcccaagagaaactggaaacaatgcttatgcaaaatttgggggtgggggggacagacaaagagtattatggtatattCCGAAGTGACCTATTGACTTcttcattcgctctgacgaagggctaacgctcaaaacgtcaactttctaaatctttcacggtggtaattcaacctttattaactcgtttgataaaaccaaatttttgacttCTTCATTGTTCCTCTTATCATCCACTGCTTGAAGATTACTGCCTGTGTTCCCCCAACCCGACCTAATCCCCCAGAGAGCACTTGAATTTGATcctttggtttttgaggagaggggaaaacagAAATACCGGAATGGAACAGAAGTCTCCCCATGTTATTAAAATTGTTCCAAGCACTCGTCTGCATTTCATCAAGGTGTTTCCTTGTTCTATCTGAAGTTATTGCAACAAGTGGAAATCATGGGCCAAGCTAGGCTTCAGTTGTTGTCAAAAACtagtttttgaaaacaaggtaCATAGTGTTTCCACACATTTCTTGGTCGCGTTTTGAGCCAAGAAAGTTGAAGCATATTTACCCTAAGAAAAGTATGAGCGTTTGTTTACCTCAAGAGAGATTATCAACGTCATCGACAAATGAGAAATCCAGTAATGGGCAACGAGCAGAACGCAATCCAAGAATGGGCTGGCGTTTTACAGTGTGCCTCAGTGCAACACACGAATGAAAGGtctagtttttaaagaaagtgGGGTGTCGTGTCGGTGAGGAAGTGAAActcgaaaatttggtatcaaatgagttgacaagggtgaaattaccacaggCGGTATAAATTTCACCAAGCTGCCATTTGGAGCGTTTGCCCTTCGCTGTTCGCTGTGACGAAGGGCTATCGCTGGAAACATCAGCTTCGCAATAGTTTGACCTCAGTCAACTAGTTTGATACACAGTTAAGTTTCCGTACCAGCTTGTGCAAGGCTATACGAATGCAACACGCTTTTAATACGAATTCGTATAGAAAAGGGCAATTGCATGCTTGGCAACTGCAGACAGTGTCTTGTTGTGCGAAAGCATTTCTTGTGcccgtttttttcttttgtagggTGTAGGTTGGTCGATTCCTGTCCTGGAGAAGATCATTTGTGCTGTGAAAAAGCACTTTACAATCGAGAACTGCTGTGATCAATTGAGGGCTATTCTTAGATTAAAAAAGCTCATGAAACTTAAGACCCTGGAGGAGAGCGAAGATTACTATCCAAAGGTAAAATCCACAAGGGTTTCTAGAAAGCAAACCGATGGCAATGATCCTGCCGGTGTATGTTGAATCAACTTAATCTGATCAGCTAAACGTCGAATTAACTAAACGTGATTTGGATAGCttaaaatgattaaaattttgtaaatCCTTGGAAAATATCGCGTCCAAACTTGAATACGTTGGCTAGTTTT carries:
- the LOC141877244 gene encoding uncharacterized protein LOC141877244, whose protein sequence is MNSKLFYKSQAFKEREANAREKIRQVVKQDFVADLSRLFGDTTLSDVFFIVENVEFQGHTVILRARAPNFCQRYLPSHSSSVSVKTFIQIHGLEATEFEAFLRSVYIDDNFKDYDESSQPWKKQSTSSDSEEFVDGFCPKSGSLCSDLQSFEWSNVEKTSMIIQSLSQQEDKASIGSDYTPDTSSLEETTISRNTVIDCNENSLCPQSDEFEDISKLSQLDSWECFSGARITDVGCRNSASLNDALLVNDSLIMNSASLDEDTSHFDSCGLVDSLDKMTVEESPGKYVSIGTQTITDIGANGVSVLLSDNVAHEEKDVNDKPSLSAENNHPVAKLKEEKTIKISVKDLENCSGKLGRDLLQLLFNGFGSDVTLVVNGVKVKAHKVILCARSNYFSAMLLGGWMEEKSNEITLNEVNYSGLMTILKYIYGGIAYVESDLAVICDTLPLVDMYGLEGLKEVIVCSLKVEKCHLFHKPCSECIPGVFECLEASELFSLAELKNSCIKWIAKHFDRVLSTKGFATLPSSLQEDLLVEIKKNFVISGSIEILNQCDKLSCCTPLVKWTEPIHVAVSSIQESCLLFISNNFLSVVDEETFHQILKGVGWSIPVLEKIICAVKKHFTIENCCDQLRAILRLKKLMKLKTLEESEDYYPKEVNDLVTSLHHECVKFMKSNLFKVTRSQGWKNLKITTQREVKEGAVFGSLDDSEDFRGATNARTTSKAAASSLSKSTPSRVFSQRLGPGPSARGLGRGTSATQRQPSKRSNPTRPASSSGCQSKGQSSSAVNDVLSSSSTSTARKTSVSSKDVSKRRASSSSSSVTSETSKSSSSFAKNNSDKRPSNADVLGKTLSPKSSSNGLTRTRQTSGKAPVSATPNAKKKRLSTLGNPKERSLCAAGSIGTKNSEAVSRPSLPRSKTDSSLPMNLKDKNPSVVRFSEAKTSSEDSRPSLPRSKTDTTLARKWKESNFSSGFSFSGSKQRQASCWPSLPRCYTDIELSKTLRGKTPQVEGPCTETRKALNRRDQVPREASSCVSSLSNSNKLSSSTAVKDSSRRKVLFKETSSSSTRQLSKDSRRNSTSHLGENDRS